A genomic region of Chelonia mydas isolate rCheMyd1 chromosome 9, rCheMyd1.pri.v2, whole genome shotgun sequence contains the following coding sequences:
- the BCHE gene encoding cholinesterase isoform X2 — protein sequence MMTCSNGTSVCTRFLMWFLLLYMFVRKVLPEDDVIVTTKKGKVRGIHLPVLGGTVTAFLGIPYGEPPLGRLRFKKPEPRNKWTEIWDATKHANSCYQNIDKTFPGFPGSEMWNPNTNLSEDCLYLNVWVPSPKPKNATVMVWIYGGGFQSGTSSLPVYDGKFLARVERVIVVSVNYRTGALGFLALPGNQEAPGNAGLFDQRLALQWVQENIAVFGGNSRSVTLFGESAGAASVSYHILSSESHPLFTRAIMQSGSANAPWATLTHSEARKRTLTLAKLLSCSGSNETDIILCLRNKDPHDVLENEVSVLTHNSLLKMYFCPIVDGDFLTEMPQTLIQHGLFKQTQLLVGVNKDEGTAFLVYGAPGFSKDNDSLINKTEFQVGLSLSFPEASELGVESIIFHYTDWEDEQNPDNYRDAMDDIIGDYNIICPVMEFTNFFAQLGNNVFFYFFEHRSSKLAWPEWMGVMHGYEIEFVFGLPLERRVNYTKAEQILSRSILRYWASFAKTGKY from the coding sequence aTGATGACATGCAGCAATGGGACAAGTGTCTGCACAAGATTTCTGATGTGGTTTCTTCTACTGTATATGTTTGTCAGGAAGGTGCTACCTGAAGACGACGTTATAGTTACCACTAAGAAAGGAAAAGTAAGAGGGATTCACTTGCCTGTACTTGGGGGAACTGTGACAGCCTTTCTGGGAATTCCTTATGGAGAGCCACCACTTGGTAGACTACGATTCAAAAAACCAGAGCCCCGCAACAAGTGGACAGAGATTTGGGATGCCACAAAACATGCAAACTCTTGTTATCAGAATATAGATAAAACTTTCCCTGGATTCCCCGGGTCAGAGATGTGGAATCCAAACACTAACCTTAGTGAAGACTGCTTATACCTCAATGTATGGGTTCCTTCTCCAAAACCCAAAAATGCAACTGTCATGGTATGGATTTATGGGGGTGGATTTCAATCAGGGACATCCTCTTTACCTGTCTATGATGGCAAATTTCTGGCACGTGTTGAAAGAGTCATTGTAGTTTCAGTGAACTATAGAACAGGGGCACTAGGATTCTTGGCTTTACCAGGAAACCAGGAAGCTCCAGGAAATGCAGGTTTATTTGATCAAAGGTTAGcacttcagtgggtccaggagAACATAGCCGTCTTTGGTGGCAATTCTAGAAGTGTGACTTTATTTGGAGAGAGTGCCGGGGCTGCTTCCGTTAGCTACCATATCCTTTCTTCCGAAAGCCATCCTCTTTTCACAAGAGCCATCATGCAAAGTGGTTCTGCTAATGCCCCCTGGGCCACACTAACACATTCTGAGGCAAGGAAGAGAACTTTGACTTTAGCTAAATTACTCAGCTGCTCTGGTAGCAATGAGACAGACATAATTCTCTGTCTCCGAAACAAGGATCCCCATGATGTCCTTGAGAATGAAGTTTCTGTTTTAACACACaactctcttttaaaaatgtatttctgtcCCATAGTTGATGGTGACTTTCTCACTGAAATGCCACAAACATTGATCCAGCATGGGCTCTTTAAACAAACCCAACTCTTAGTGGGAGTTAACAAAGATGAAGGGACAGCTTTTCTAGTGTATGGGGCACCTGGTTTCAGCAAAGATAATGATAGCCTGATCAATAAAACAGAATTTCAAGTAGGTTTAAGTCTGTCCTTTCCAGAAGCAAGTGAACTTGGGGTGGAATCAATCATTTTTCACTACACAGACTGGGAAGATGAGCAGAACCCTGACAATTATCGTGATGCTATggatgacattattggggattaCAATATCATATGTCCTGTAATGGAGTTCACAAATTTTTTTGCTCAACTAGGGAATAATGTATTCTTCTACTTCTTTGAACATCGGTCCTCAAAACTTGCTTGGCCAGAATGGATGGGAGTAATGCATGGTTATGAGATTGAGTTTGTATTTGGATTACCTCTAGAGAGAAGAGTTAATTATACCAAAGCTGAACAAATCTTGAGTAGATCCATATTGAGATACTGGGCAAGTTTTGCGAAAACTGG